A genome region from Gossypium hirsutum isolate 1008001.06 chromosome A04, Gossypium_hirsutum_v2.1, whole genome shotgun sequence includes the following:
- the LOC107942091 gene encoding polygalacturonase precursor (The RefSeq protein has 1 substitution compared to this genomic sequence), whose amino-acid sequence MAPHLNIVPSMFVLLLLFISASKVQSDAFDVVAKFGAKADGKTDLSKPFLDAWKEACASVTPSTVVIPKGTYLLSKVNLEGPCKAPIEINVQGTIQAPADPSAFKDPNWVRFYSVENFKMFGGGIFDGQGSIAYEKNTCENREFRSKLPVNIRFDFLTNALIQDITSKDSKLFHINVFACKNITLERLKIEAPDESPNTDGIHMGKSEGVNIIASDIKTGDDCISIGDGTKNMVIKEITCGPGHGISIGSLGKFQNEEPVEGIKISNCTITNTSNGARIKTWPGEHGGAVSEIHFEDITMNNVSSPILIDQQYCPWNKCKKNEESKVKLSNISFKNIRGTSALPEAIKFICSGSSPCQNVELADIDIKHNGAEPATSQCLNVKPITSGKLNPIPCSGPVPKTPSATA is encoded by the exons ATGGCACCACACCTTAATATTGTTCCTTCCATGtttgtacttttattattattcatttcagCCTCTAAAGTCCAATCAGATGCTTTTGATGTTGTTGCCAAGTTTGGCGCAAAAGCTGACGGGAAAACGGATTTGAGTAAG cCATTTTTGGATGCTTGGAAAGAAGCATGTGCCTCTGTAACTCCATCAACAGTTGTGATTCCTAAAGGGACATATTTATTATCAAAAGTAAACTTAGAAGGTCCATGCAAGGCTCCTATTGAGATTAATGTTCAGGGCACTATACAGGCTCCGGCTGATCCTAGTGCTTTCAAAGACCCTAATTGGGTTAGATTCTATAgtgttgaaaatttcaaaatgtttggCGGAGGAATTTTCGATGGTCAAGGAAGCATTGCTTATGAGAAGAATACTTGCGAGAATCGTGAATTTCGTTCCAAACTTCCCGTT AATATAAGGTTTGACTTTGTGACCAATGCATTGATACAAGACATAACTAGCAAAGACAGTAAACTATTCCACATTAATGTTTTTGCTTGCAAAAACATTACCCTCGAACGTTTGAAGATAGAGGCACCGGACGAGAGCCCAAACACAGATGGGATTCACATGGGCAAATCAGAGGGGGTCAATATTATTGCCTCTGACATTAAAACTGGTGATGATTGTATTTCTATCGGAGATGGCACTAAAAATATGGTCATAAAAGAAATAACTTGTGGACCAGGACATGGTATAAGTATCGGTAGTCTTGGAAAGTTCCAAAATGAAGAGCCAGTTGAGGGAATCAAAATCTCAAACTGCACCATCACTAATACTTCGAATGGAGCTCGAATCAAAACTTGGCCAGGCGAACATGGTGGGGCAGTATCAGAAATACATTTTGAGGATATTACCATGAATAATGTCTCTTCCCCTATCCTAATTGATCAACAATATTGCCCATGGAATAAATGCAAGAAAAAT GAAGAATCCAAAGTTAAACTAAGCAAcattagcttcaagaacatccgTGGCACATCTGCGCTTCCAGAAGCTATCAAGTTTATTTGCAGCGGTTCTTCGCCATGTCAAAATGTGGAACTTGCGGACATTGATATTAAGCACAACGGAGCTGAACCCGCAACATCCCAATGTTTGAATGTCAAGCCTATAACTAGTGGCAAATTAAACCCGATTCCATGTTCCGGCCCTGTCCCAAAAACCCCTAGCGCCACCGCTTAA